A region of Clostridium acetobutylicum ATCC 824 DNA encodes the following proteins:
- a CDS encoding DUF2953 domain-containing protein: MIFLKVFLMILATILIILLVCLLAKVKYGLSSHIGDDSIDINSSIVFLFGIITIKFIKKGDKLDFSVCLFGKRMKKKNKKQKYKKKKNNKKKKKWKSIFTNLLEYFRQVLNILKPKVFKIEGVYGFYDPSITGIISAILPIVTEIVPLASISLDPTFEEEKLDISIKIYGDITPIVLAIRTLSFLLSRDVRKVIFEKS; this comes from the coding sequence ATGATATTTTTAAAAGTGTTTCTTATGATATTGGCGACCATTCTTATAATTTTGTTAGTATGTCTTCTAGCCAAGGTAAAATACGGTCTAAGCTCACATATAGGAGATGACAGTATAGATATAAATTCGAGTATAGTATTTTTGTTTGGAATCATTACAATTAAATTTATAAAAAAAGGTGACAAGCTCGATTTTAGTGTATGTTTATTTGGCAAAAGAATGAAGAAAAAGAACAAGAAACAAAAGTATAAAAAAAAGAAGAATAATAAGAAAAAGAAAAAGTGGAAAAGCATTTTTACAAACTTGCTTGAATATTTTAGACAAGTACTTAATATTTTAAAGCCTAAGGTTTTTAAAATAGAAGGAGTGTATGGATTTTATGATCCGTCTATTACAGGTATTATAAGTGCGATTTTGCCAATAGTAACAGAAATAGTTCCTTTAGCTAGTATAAGTTTAGACCCGACTTTTGAAGAAGAAAAATTAGATATAAGCATAAAAATCTATGGAGATATAACTCCAATTGTTTTAGCAATTAGGACACTTAGTTTTTTATTAAGTAGAGATGTAAGAAAAGTTATTTTTGAAAAAAGCTGA
- a CDS encoding ABC transporter permease → MNFQRFKAIVKKEVIQLKRDRASFGIAIMMPIVMIFLFGYAVNTELSNISMTVLDQSNSIESRELIQSFQNTGYFKVVSRVKSIEEVREKMDKGKVHAAIVIPPDFSNKLQMREESNVQLLVDGSDPTTARTAFSSGVVSGQQYGMKKLQGFGEKTSSKFQEGGVNVNTRVLYNPNLRNQNFTIPGLIGLIMQNITILLTAFALVRERERGTIEQLTVSPLKAGEIILGKLVPYIFIGYIDFLFSLVLGIKWFNVPINGSIPLLLLLGFAFVICALAIGILISTISKTQLQAMQLTILVLLPSILLSGFVFPREAMPKVIQLIGNVLPLTYFLNILRGIITKGVGVQYLSRDIAAMCCLAVILLTLSIVRFRAKPYNS, encoded by the coding sequence GTGAATTTTCAAAGATTTAAAGCTATAGTTAAAAAAGAAGTTATACAGCTTAAACGTGATAGAGCAAGTTTTGGAATTGCTATTATGATGCCCATAGTTATGATATTTTTGTTTGGATATGCTGTAAATACTGAGCTTAGCAACATATCAATGACAGTATTAGATCAAAGCAATTCTATAGAAAGTAGAGAGTTAATTCAAAGCTTTCAGAATACTGGATATTTTAAAGTTGTATCAAGAGTTAAAAGTATCGAAGAAGTAAGAGAAAAGATGGATAAGGGTAAGGTTCATGCAGCTATTGTTATACCTCCTGATTTTTCAAATAAACTACAAATGAGAGAAGAATCAAATGTACAGCTTTTGGTAGATGGATCTGATCCGACAACTGCAAGAACAGCATTTAGCAGTGGAGTTGTATCAGGGCAGCAGTATGGTATGAAAAAGCTTCAAGGATTTGGAGAGAAAACAAGCTCAAAGTTCCAAGAAGGAGGGGTTAATGTAAATACTAGGGTATTATATAATCCCAATTTGAGAAATCAAAACTTTACTATTCCAGGTCTCATAGGACTTATTATGCAAAATATAACCATACTTTTAACTGCATTTGCATTAGTTCGTGAAAGGGAAAGGGGAACTATAGAACAACTCACAGTTTCACCCTTAAAAGCAGGAGAGATAATATTAGGAAAGCTTGTACCGTATATTTTTATAGGATATATAGACTTTTTGTTTTCATTAGTTTTAGGAATAAAGTGGTTTAACGTTCCTATAAATGGCAGTATACCTCTTTTGCTTTTATTAGGTTTTGCTTTTGTAATATGTGCTCTTGCTATAGGAATATTGATATCAACTATTTCAAAAACCCAACTTCAAGCAATGCAGTTAACAATATTGGTGCTATTACCAAGTATACTTCTTTCAGGCTTTGTTTTTCCAAGAGAGGCAATGCCGAAGGTAATACAGCTTATAGGAAATGTGCTGCCGTTAACTTATTTTTTAAATATACTAAGGGGGATTATAACAAAGGGAGTTGGTGTGCAATATTTATCAAGAGATATAGCAGCTATGTGTTGTCTTGCAGTTATTCTTTTGACTTTAAGTATAGTAAGATTTCGGGCGAAACCATATAATAGTTAG
- a CDS encoding GNAT family N-acetyltransferase yields the protein MFEIKRGSLTPEVFNSLAESVGWGHPSIDQVEEALKNSLYTACVVDGSNFIAMGRIVGDLSMSYFIKDVAVMPEYQNRGIGKLLMMDMLSFIESKTPTGWKTCIELLSAHGKEGFYEKFGFQKRIKEKNGCGMTLIIRFK from the coding sequence ATGTTTGAAATAAAAAGGGGAAGCTTAACACCTGAAGTATTCAATTCTTTAGCTGAATCTGTTGGCTGGGGACATCCTTCAATTGATCAAGTTGAGGAAGCACTAAAAAATTCACTTTACACAGCTTGTGTAGTTGATGGGAGTAACTTTATTGCCATGGGAAGGATTGTTGGAGATTTAAGTATGTCTTACTTTATAAAAGATGTAGCCGTTATGCCTGAATACCAAAACAGAGGTATTGGTAAGCTTCTTATGATGGATATGCTTTCATTTATTGAATCTAAAACACCTACTGGTTGGAAAACTTGCATTGAACTATTAAGTGCTCATGGCAAGGAAGGCTTTTATGAAAAGTTTGGCTTTCAAAAAAGAATTAAAGAAAAAAACGGCTGTGGTATGACTTTAATTATACGATTTAAATAA
- the asnS gene encoding asparagine--tRNA ligase, translating into MENVLVKQLYRLSSEFGGKKVRLSGWVRTIRASKSFGFIEINDGSFFKNIQVVFDDKLDNFKEISKFIISSTITVEGEFVLTPNAKQPFEIHAENITLEGNSDNDYPLQKKRHTLEYLRSIAHLRPRSNTFSAVFRVRSLAAYAVHKFFQERDFVYVNTPLITASDAEGAGEMFQVTTLDLKNPPKNEEGNIDFSKDFFGKKANLTVSGQLSAETFALAFRNVYTFGPTFRAEESNTTRHAAEFWMIEPEMAFAELSDYLDTAEEMVKYIINFVMENAPEEMEFFNTRIDKGLFDRLHNVVNSEFGRITYTEAVDILEKSGEKFEYPVKWGIDLQTEHERYLTDKVFKKPLFVTDYPKDIKAFYMRINDDNKTVAAADLLVPGVGEIIGGSQREERLAVLEKRMEELNLNKEDYWWYLELRKYGETKHSGYGLGFERMIMYLTGISNIRDVIPFPRTTGSAEF; encoded by the coding sequence ATGGAAAACGTACTTGTAAAACAACTTTATAGATTATCCAGTGAATTTGGTGGAAAAAAAGTAAGACTATCAGGCTGGGTAAGAACTATAAGAGCATCTAAATCTTTTGGATTTATTGAAATCAATGATGGAAGTTTCTTTAAGAACATCCAGGTTGTTTTTGATGATAAACTTGATAATTTTAAAGAAATTTCTAAGTTTATAATAAGCTCAACAATTACTGTTGAAGGAGAATTTGTGCTTACTCCTAATGCTAAGCAGCCATTTGAAATACACGCTGAAAATATTACGCTTGAAGGTAATTCAGACAATGACTATCCACTTCAAAAGAAAAGACATACTCTTGAATATCTAAGAAGTATTGCTCACTTAAGACCTAGAAGTAATACTTTTTCTGCAGTATTCAGAGTTCGTTCTTTAGCAGCATATGCAGTACACAAGTTTTTTCAGGAAAGAGACTTTGTATATGTAAATACACCGCTAATAACTGCAAGTGATGCTGAAGGAGCAGGAGAAATGTTTCAAGTAACAACTCTTGATCTAAAAAATCCACCTAAAAATGAAGAGGGAAATATAGATTTTTCAAAAGATTTCTTTGGAAAAAAAGCAAACCTTACAGTTAGTGGTCAGCTTTCAGCAGAGACTTTTGCGTTAGCTTTCAGAAATGTATATACTTTCGGACCAACATTTAGAGCAGAAGAATCAAACACTACAAGACATGCAGCTGAATTTTGGATGATAGAGCCTGAAATGGCATTTGCAGAACTTAGCGACTATCTAGATACAGCTGAGGAAATGGTTAAGTATATAATAAACTTCGTTATGGAAAATGCTCCAGAGGAAATGGAATTCTTTAATACTAGAATAGATAAAGGGTTATTTGATAGACTACACAATGTTGTAAACAGCGAATTTGGAAGAATAACTTATACTGAAGCTGTTGATATCCTTGAAAAATCAGGAGAAAAATTTGAGTATCCAGTTAAGTGGGGAATAGACCTTCAAACTGAGCATGAAAGATATTTAACTGATAAGGTATTTAAAAAGCCATTGTTTGTAACGGATTATCCTAAGGATATAAAAGCTTTCTATATGAGAATTAATGATGACAACAAGACAGTAGCAGCAGCAGATTTACTTGTTCCAGGAGTAGGAGAGATTATAGGAGGAAGTCAAAGAGAAGAAAGACTTGCTGTTCTCGAAAAAAGAATGGAAGAATTAAATTTAAATAAAGAAGACTACTGGTGGTATCTTGAACTTAGAAAATATGGAGAAACTAAGCATTCAGGATATGGACTTGGATTTGAAAGAATGATTATGTATTTAACTGGCATTTCAAATATAAGAGATGTAATACCATTCCCAAGAACAACAGGAAGTGCAGAATTCTAA
- a CDS encoding methylated-DNA--[protein]-cysteine S-methyltransferase, with protein sequence MNAKNECAYYKSPIGNLEIKALDEKVSEINFVEAMGEENFQSDVLKAALIQIDEYFRGKRKQFHLRLFIDGTEFQKKVWNELTRISYGEVVSYGEVAKAIGNKNASRAVGGANNKNKIPIIIPCHRVIGSDGRLIGYDGGIWRKKWLLEHERKFK encoded by the coding sequence ATGAATGCGAAAAATGAATGTGCATATTACAAGTCTCCAATCGGAAATTTAGAGATAAAGGCATTGGATGAAAAGGTGTCAGAGATAAATTTTGTTGAAGCTATGGGAGAGGAAAATTTTCAAAGTGATGTACTAAAAGCTGCTTTGATTCAGATAGATGAATATTTTAGAGGAAAAAGGAAACAATTTCATTTAAGGCTATTTATAGATGGTACTGAATTTCAAAAAAAGGTTTGGAATGAGCTTACAAGGATTTCTTATGGGGAGGTTGTAAGCTATGGTGAAGTCGCAAAAGCCATAGGAAATAAGAATGCATCAAGAGCAGTTGGGGGTGCAAATAACAAGAATAAGATCCCCATAATAATACCATGTCATAGAGTAATAGGAAGTGATGGAAGACTTATTGGGTATGACGGCGGAATTTGGAGAAAAAAGTGGCTATTAGAGCACGAAAGAAAATTTAAATAG
- a CDS encoding GerW family sporulation protein encodes MQDEKNFMSGVKENLDVLFTKLEKFLRTETVIGQPIKVGETTLIPIVTVMFGCGTGGGVGDNKGIKGQGGGLGTGARISPDAVLVIKNDDVQMLPVKKGANLSKLIEMVPEIVSKIKIDKENKEKEEVKKEEN; translated from the coding sequence ATGCAGGATGAAAAGAATTTTATGTCAGGTGTTAAAGAAAATTTAGATGTGTTATTTACTAAGTTGGAGAAGTTTTTAAGAACTGAAACTGTTATTGGTCAACCTATAAAAGTTGGAGAAACAACATTAATTCCAATAGTAACTGTTATGTTTGGATGTGGAACAGGAGGCGGTGTAGGTGATAACAAAGGTATTAAAGGACAAGGCGGCGGACTTGGAACCGGTGCTAGAATAAGTCCAGACGCAGTTCTAGTTATAAAAAATGATGATGTTCAAATGCTTCCAGTAAAAAAAGGTGCAAACTTAAGTAAGTTAATTGAAATGGTTCCTGAAATAGTTTCAAAAATAAAAATTGATAAGGAAAATAAGGAAAAAGAAGAAGTTAAGAAAGAAGAAAATTAA
- a CDS encoding HlyD family secretion protein yields the protein MRNKTIMAFFIGIACFSLTACTNNTESNRYTGTVECKSFYVTSEVAGKIDKVDINEGDRIKENDLAANINADVYTIQKNQAEGGLEAAEAAFDSIPVNTPDNSKKQVEGKLKEAQAAFDLANLNLSRCDVKSQGSGVVSEVLVNKGEIIGQGGNIAKVLDVDNKYIKIYVEESKRDKIKLNDNLKVYYNGKKAGEGEVSYISTESEFTPKNTETKSDKEATVFEVRVKLNKNFNYSPGTLMDVEIK from the coding sequence ATGAGGAATAAAACAATTATGGCTTTTTTTATAGGAATAGCATGTTTTAGTTTAACAGCATGTACTAATAATACCGAAAGCAATAGATATACAGGAACTGTTGAATGCAAGAGTTTTTATGTAACTTCTGAAGTGGCAGGAAAGATTGACAAGGTAGATATAAATGAGGGAGACAGAATAAAGGAAAATGATTTAGCTGCAAATATAAATGCTGATGTTTATACAATACAAAAAAATCAAGCAGAAGGAGGACTCGAAGCAGCTGAGGCAGCTTTTGATAGCATTCCAGTAAATACACCAGATAATAGTAAAAAACAGGTGGAAGGTAAACTAAAAGAGGCTCAAGCTGCTTTTGATTTAGCAAACCTAAACCTCTCTAGATGTGATGTTAAAAGTCAAGGAAGCGGTGTAGTTTCAGAAGTATTGGTGAATAAAGGAGAGATTATAGGACAGGGAGGAAACATTGCTAAGGTTTTAGATGTAGATAATAAGTATATAAAAATATATGTAGAAGAATCCAAACGTGACAAGATTAAATTAAATGATAATTTGAAAGTATATTACAATGGAAAAAAGGCTGGGGAAGGTGAAGTTTCATATATATCAACTGAGTCAGAATTTACTCCTAAAAATACGGAAACTAAAAGTGATAAGGAAGCTACAGTATTTGAAGTAAGAGTTAAGCTTAATAAGAATTTTAATTATTCTCCAGGAACACTTATGGATGTAGAAATAAAATAA
- a CDS encoding ATP-binding protein — translation MKNLSSLESLHMDMNKLIVFRDLLNDPIVDDLKTLLLEVKSEERNQSKIQNIYYNIVHNLIKHSETCGLKGDLLKSYFVHSILNSKNFFTGAVEKCGSNIEKSLYKAALNDICILQKLSNLNLGTLADEDDSLIKNYFPTLNTKNVNMFEENELEILKAASPEDMLKKIIQYYFKIGSGEMSKNIAFRWDNGLVGIPDYDYIDLSDIIGYDRQKNALIKNTEAFLNGHAANNVLLIGARGTGKSSSVKAMITEYYSKGLRLVEITKSQLLCFPDILKELKNRGKYFIVFIDDLSFEEGEIEYKQMKSFLDGGIEKIPSNVLVYATSNRRHLIKETWGDKLQNGEELHNSDTVNEKLSLSDRFGLKLTYVSPDQKEYFKIVEGLAKKLNLDISDENLKKEAAAWALNQNGRSGRTAKQFINYISSQG, via the coding sequence ATGAAAAATTTATCTTCACTTGAATCCTTACATATGGATATGAATAAATTAATTGTATTTAGAGATCTTTTAAATGATCCAATAGTTGATGATTTAAAAACACTTCTTTTAGAGGTAAAATCCGAAGAAAGAAACCAAAGTAAAATTCAGAATATTTACTATAATATTGTTCATAATTTAATAAAGCACTCAGAAACCTGTGGACTTAAGGGTGATTTACTAAAATCCTACTTTGTTCATTCAATACTTAACTCTAAAAACTTCTTTACTGGGGCAGTAGAGAAATGTGGCAGCAATATAGAAAAAAGTCTATACAAGGCTGCATTAAATGATATCTGTATTTTGCAAAAGCTTTCAAATTTAAATCTTGGTACACTAGCTGATGAGGATGATTCACTTATAAAAAATTATTTTCCTACTTTAAATACCAAGAATGTAAATATGTTTGAAGAAAACGAATTAGAAATACTTAAAGCCGCTTCTCCAGAAGATATGCTTAAAAAGATTATTCAATACTATTTTAAAATAGGCTCTGGAGAAATGTCTAAAAATATAGCTTTTAGGTGGGACAATGGTCTTGTTGGTATTCCTGATTATGACTATATAGACCTTTCAGATATAATAGGATATGATCGTCAGAAAAATGCCTTAATAAAGAACACAGAAGCTTTTTTAAATGGACATGCTGCTAACAATGTACTTTTAATTGGAGCTAGAGGTACCGGAAAATCCTCTTCTGTTAAAGCAATGATTACAGAGTACTATTCAAAAGGACTCAGGCTTGTAGAAATAACTAAAAGTCAGCTTTTATGCTTTCCTGACATCCTTAAGGAACTCAAAAATAGAGGCAAATACTTTATTGTATTTATAGATGATTTGTCCTTTGAGGAAGGAGAAATTGAATACAAACAAATGAAATCCTTCTTAGATGGTGGAATAGAAAAAATACCTTCTAATGTGCTTGTATACGCTACCTCAAATAGACGCCACTTAATTAAAGAAACCTGGGGAGATAAACTCCAAAACGGGGAGGAACTTCACAATTCCGATACTGTAAATGAAAAACTATCTCTTTCTGATAGATTTGGATTAAAATTAACCTATGTATCACCTGACCAAAAGGAATACTTTAAAATAGTAGAAGGTTTAGCTAAAAAATTGAACTTAGATATTTCTGATGAAAACTTAAAAAAAGAAGCTGCTGCATGGGCATTAAATCAGAATGGACGTTCTGGAAGAACAGCTAAACAATTTATAAACTACATATCCTCTCAAGGATAG
- a CDS encoding anti-sigma factor family protein, whose translation MSCKFDKKLLYDYVDETIDELSKIFVEEHLKYCEDCREELQLIRLMDVRVKETLNNEKAPEGLHNLVDLILDNCMKEEGEEDINLSFKNYIEDLNATRKAVLQAYSISYKNPYNKAVSNALILPVKETQKILGRYLNKKVLVVNKIKKLLRVG comes from the coding sequence ATGAGCTGTAAGTTTGATAAGAAGCTATTATACGACTATGTTGATGAAACTATTGATGAGTTATCAAAGATATTTGTTGAAGAACATCTTAAATACTGTGAAGATTGCAGAGAAGAACTCCAACTAATAAGGCTTATGGATGTAAGAGTGAAAGAAACTCTTAACAATGAAAAAGCTCCAGAGGGACTGCACAATCTTGTGGATTTAATTCTTGACAATTGTATGAAGGAAGAGGGAGAAGAGGATATAAATTTAAGCTTTAAGAACTATATCGAAGACTTGAACGCAACCAGAAAAGCAGTTTTACAGGCGTATAGTATTAGCTATAAAAATCCTTATAATAAAGCTGTAAGTAATGCATTAATACTTCCAGTAAAAGAAACTCAAAAAATATTAGGGAGATATTTAAATAAAAAAGTTCTAGTAGTAAATAAAATAAAAAAATTGTTAAGGGTGGGATAG
- a CDS encoding membrane protein has translation MSELTTGISTIGMGSTRKNINLALDSISSAKKNLNSALQKLESDSNSSRVRTKIDEIGREFKSINQLGTKIERIGKNIDYAINKFEEVDRKCSERLKASSYDYRKSIGLLTNTEKYGGVVGSCVDWGQTAWKNTKEEVKNDITYIGNLPPFKKAIKIWNKYHIGAYLYTGVEIVVGVLTIAASVATIVGEIAGSIPSGGVSLLAIGGSLVALVHGVNSVYNGVQDLKSIGKGDFDKVGNNKNYLQEGYEYLGGGTGWLVGKGIDGFTNNKNNQYASELCGYGKTVGYVGYY, from the coding sequence ATGTCGGAATTAACAACAGGAATAAGTACAATTGGAATGGGAAGCACAAGAAAAAATATTAACCTTGCATTGGATTCAATAAGCAGTGCAAAGAAAAATCTTAATTCAGCTTTACAAAAGCTTGAAAGTGACAGTAATTCATCAAGGGTAAGAACAAAGATTGATGAAATAGGAAGAGAATTTAAGTCAATAAATCAACTTGGAACTAAGATTGAAAGAATAGGTAAAAACATAGATTATGCAATAAATAAATTTGAGGAAGTAGATAGAAAATGTTCTGAAAGGTTAAAAGCTAGTAGCTACGATTATAGAAAATCCATAGGGCTTTTAACAAATACAGAGAAATATGGAGGGGTTGTTGGTTCATGTGTTGACTGGGGGCAAACTGCCTGGAAAAATACAAAAGAAGAAGTTAAAAATGATATTACATATATAGGTAACTTACCACCATTTAAAAAGGCTATAAAGATATGGAATAAGTATCATATTGGTGCTTATTTGTATACAGGAGTAGAAATAGTAGTTGGAGTATTAACAATTGCTGCATCAGTAGCAACCATAGTTGGAGAGATAGCAGGTTCAATACCATCAGGAGGAGTAAGTCTTTTAGCAATAGGTGGATCATTAGTAGCATTGGTACATGGTGTTAACTCCGTATATAATGGAGTCCAAGACTTAAAATCTATTGGAAAAGGTGATTTTGATAAAGTAGGTAATAATAAAAATTACTTGCAAGAAGGGTATGAATATTTAGGAGGAGGAACCGGTTGGTTGGTTGGTAAAGGTATAGATGGGTTTACAAACAATAAAAATAATCAGTATGCAAGTGAATTATGTGGTTATGGGAAAACAGTAGGGTATGTAGGCTATTATTGA
- a CDS encoding glutamate-5-semialdehyde dehydrogenase, with the protein MDIKDYVINIAKNSKLAAKKLSYADTNTKNKALIEMSKALLENKDYILSQNKIDIENAEKIGTSKALIDRLTLNDKRITDMAEALIKTSSLQDPIGEVIKMWKTPDELQIGQMRVPLGVIGIIYEARPNVTVDAAALCIKSGNSVILRGGKEAINSNTAIAKIIKNAVVTAGLPDGSIEFIDITDRETVNVMMRLNGLIDVLIPRGGAGLIKSVVENSSVPVIETGTGNCHVYVDKYADFDKAERIIINAKLQRPAVCNAMESLLVHKDVAHEFLPRISSKLKELKVQIRGCAATQKIVKDIVPATDEDFGKEFLDLILSVKVVDSLEEAIDHIFKYSTKHSEAIITENYTNAQRFLKEVDAAAVYVNASTRFTDGEQFGFGGEIGISTQKLHARGPMGLEQLTTTKYVIYGDGQIRK; encoded by the coding sequence ATGGATATAAAAGATTACGTTATTAACATAGCTAAAAATTCTAAGCTTGCTGCAAAAAAACTTTCTTACGCAGACACTAACACCAAAAATAAGGCCCTTATAGAAATGAGTAAGGCTCTTTTAGAAAATAAGGACTATATATTATCTCAAAATAAAATAGACATTGAAAATGCAGAAAAAATTGGTACTTCTAAAGCACTTATAGATAGACTTACTTTGAACGATAAAAGAATTACTGACATGGCAGAAGCACTTATAAAAACCTCCTCTCTTCAAGATCCAATTGGAGAAGTAATAAAAATGTGGAAAACACCTGATGAGCTTCAAATTGGTCAAATGAGAGTGCCACTTGGAGTCATTGGAATAATCTATGAGGCAAGACCTAATGTTACTGTAGATGCTGCTGCTCTATGCATAAAATCCGGTAACTCAGTAATACTCAGAGGTGGAAAAGAAGCTATAAATTCTAACACTGCTATTGCAAAAATAATAAAAAATGCTGTAGTAACTGCTGGTCTTCCAGATGGTTCAATTGAGTTTATAGATATCACCGATAGAGAAACCGTTAATGTAATGATGAGATTAAATGGTCTTATAGATGTATTAATTCCAAGAGGTGGAGCAGGGCTCATAAAAAGTGTTGTTGAGAACTCTTCCGTACCTGTAATAGAAACAGGAACCGGTAATTGTCATGTATATGTAGATAAATATGCTGATTTTGATAAGGCTGAAAGAATAATAATAAACGCTAAGCTTCAGCGTCCAGCAGTATGCAATGCCATGGAAAGTCTTTTAGTTCACAAGGATGTAGCTCATGAATTTCTTCCTAGAATTTCGAGTAAGCTTAAGGAGCTAAAGGTTCAAATAAGAGGCTGCGCTGCTACTCAGAAAATTGTAAAAGATATAGTTCCTGCTACTGATGAGGATTTCGGAAAAGAATTTTTGGACTTAATATTATCCGTAAAGGTTGTTGATTCACTTGAAGAGGCTATTGATCATATATTTAAATATAGTACAAAGCACTCTGAAGCAATAATAACCGAAAACTATACTAACGCTCAAAGATTTTTGAAGGAAGTTGATGCTGCTGCTGTATATGTAAATGCTTCAACACGATTCACGGATGGCGAACAATTTGGATTTGGCGGCGAAATAGGTATAAGCACTCAAAAATTGCATGCAAGAGGTCCTATGGGGTTAGAACAGCTTACTACAACAAAATATGTAATTTATGGAGATGGGCAAATAAGAAAATAA
- a CDS encoding RNA polymerase sigma factor produces MEIDKEILKRCKKYDRASFSQLFHLYEKYLYNLCYGYTQNTSDAMDLVQEIYIKVFKNIKNFDENLPFHPWVRKISVNTCLNFKRDNRGNVMSLNSKYYDSEFEEEDRLAEDYNMEQEVVNRINNEVVKESIKKLTYDYRMVIMLRYYEDLSYDEIASVLDMPIGTVKTKIYRAKNVLKKSLEKKLEVKK; encoded by the coding sequence TTGGAGATAGATAAAGAAATTCTTAAAAGATGCAAGAAGTACGATAGAGCATCCTTCTCACAATTATTTCATTTGTATGAAAAGTATCTATATAATTTATGCTACGGATATACTCAAAATACTAGTGATGCTATGGATTTAGTTCAAGAAATATATATCAAAGTTTTTAAGAATATAAAAAACTTTGATGAAAACTTACCATTTCACCCTTGGGTAAGAAAGATATCTGTTAATACCTGTCTTAACTTTAAAAGAGACAATAGAGGTAATGTTATGTCCTTAAATTCAAAATATTATGATAGCGAATTTGAAGAAGAAGATAGATTAGCAGAGGATTATAATATGGAACAAGAAGTGGTAAATAGAATAAATAATGAAGTAGTAAAGGAAAGTATAAAAAAGCTTACATATGACTATAGAATGGTAATCATGCTTAGATATTATGAAGATTTAAGCTATGATGAAATTGCTAGTGTATTAGATATGCCTATAGGAACTGTGAAGACTAAAATTTATAGGGCAAAAAATGTTTTGAAGAAAAGCCTTGAGAAAAAACTGGAGGTGAAAAAATGA
- a CDS encoding ABC transporter ATP-binding protein, which yields MDAIEIKNLTKKFGNYTAVDNISFNVPKGKIYGFIGPNGSGKSTTIKMLCGVLKPTSGTAYVLGHDVRRQRDKIKSKIGYMSQKFSLYEDLTVNENLNFYSGIYGIKKDKREEMKKYIVSMAGLKGREGVITGNLSGGWKQRLALGCALIHKPEILVLDEPTSAVDPVSRRIFWQMIYTLSREGITILVTTHYMDEAESCDLLAFIFDSKLMTIGAPKELIEREGVNKLEDVFIKYVEKTTHQKVENSFEELKKMVGGE from the coding sequence ATGGATGCTATTGAAATAAAAAACTTAACTAAAAAGTTTGGAAATTATACTGCGGTAGATAATATAAGCTTTAATGTTCCTAAAGGAAAGATATATGGTTTTATCGGTCCAAATGGATCAGGAAAATCTACAACTATAAAAATGCTCTGCGGTGTTTTAAAACCTACTTCGGGAACGGCTTACGTTTTAGGGCATGATGTTAGGCGTCAAAGAGATAAAATAAAGTCAAAGATAGGATATATGTCTCAAAAGTTCAGTTTGTATGAGGATTTAACAGTGAATGAAAATTTGAACTTTTATTCAGGAATTTATGGTATTAAAAAGGATAAAAGAGAAGAAATGAAAAAATATATAGTTAGTATGGCAGGACTTAAAGGAAGAGAAGGGGTTATAACAGGAAATCTTTCAGGAGGATGGAAACAGAGACTTGCACTTGGGTGTGCTTTAATACACAAGCCTGAAATCTTAGTTTTAGATGAGCCTACATCTGCTGTTGATCCCGTGTCTAGAAGGATCTTTTGGCAAATGATATATACTCTTTCTCGTGAAGGAATAACAATACTTGTTACAACTCATTATATGGATGAGGCTGAAAGCTGTGATCTTTTGGCATTTATATTTGATAGTAAGCTCATGACAATAGGGGCACCTAAGGAACTTATAGAAAGAGAAGGAGTAAATAAGCTAGAAGATGTTTTTATAAAGTATGTTGAAAAGACCACTCATCAAAAGGTGGAAAATTCCTTTGAAGAACTAAAGAAAATGGTGGGAGGTGAGTAA